From Lemur catta isolate mLemCat1 chromosome 21, mLemCat1.pri, whole genome shotgun sequence, a single genomic window includes:
- the HIC2 gene encoding hypermethylated in cancer 2 protein — protein MVSGPLALRWCVWAGRGDMGPDMELPSHSKQLLLQLNQQRTKGFLCDVIIMVENSIFRAHKNVLAASSIYFKSLVLHDNLINLDTDMVSSTVFQQILDFIYTGKLLPSDQPAEPNFSTLLTAASYLQLPELAALCRRKLKRAGKPFGSGRVGATGMGRPPRSQRLSSASVIQARYPGLVDGRKGAHAPQELPQAKGSDEELFLGGSNQESVHGPGLAVCPAGREAGLGGCSSSTNGSSGGCEQELGLDLSKKSPPLPPATPGPHLTPDDPAQLSDSQHGSPPSASAPPVANSASYAELGGTPDEPMDLEGAEDSHLSLLEGPGGQPRKSLWHSARKKEWSKKEPAAGSPFERREVGPKGPCPGEEGEGLGDRVPNGILASGGGPSGTYGEPPYPCKEEEENGKDGSEDSGQSGSEGGSGHAGAHYLFLQEGYETVPYGDNLYVCIPCAKGFPSSEQLNAHVETHTEEELFIKEEGAYETGSGGAEEEAEDLSASSAAYAAEPRPFKCSVCEKTYKDPATMRQHEKTHWLMRPFPCNVCGKMFTQRGTMTRHMRSHLGLKPFACDECGMRFTRQYRLTEHMRVHSGEKPYECQLCGGKFTQHRNLISHLRMHTSPS, from the exons ATGGTGTCTGGGCCCCTGGCACTCCG GTGGTGCGTGTGGGCAGGGCGCGGGGACATGGGGCCCGACATGGAGCTGCCCAGCCACTCGAAGCAGCTCCTGCTGCAGCTGAACCAGCAGAGGACCAAGGGCTTCCTGTGTGACGTCATCATCATGGTGGAAAACTCCATCTTCCGGGCCCACAAGAACGTCCTGGCCGCCAGCAGCATCTACTTCAAGTCCCTGGTCCTGCATGACAACCTCATCAACCTGGACACAGACATGGTCAGCTCCACGGTGTTCCAGCAGATCCTGGACTTCATCTATACGGGCAAGCTGCTGCCCAGTGACCAGCCGGCTGAGCCCAACTTCAGCACCCTCCTCACTGCCGCCAGCTACCTCCAGCTGCCCGAGTTGGCAGCCCTCTGCCGCCGCAAACTCAAGCGGGCCGGTAAGCCCTTCGGCTCTGGGAGGGTCGGGGCCACTGGCATGGGGCGGCCTCCCCGCAGCCAGCGGCTATCCTCGGCCTCCGTCATCCAGGCTCGGTATCCTGGGCTCGTGGACGGCCGCAAGGGGGCCCACGCCCCCCAGGAGCTTCCCCAGGCCAAAGGTTCAGATGAAGAGCTCTTCCTGGGTGGCTCTAACCAGGAGAGCGTGCACGGCCCGGGCCTGGCTGTCTGCCCAGCCGGCAGGGAAGCAGGCCTTGGGggctgcagcagcagcaccaaTGGGAGCAGTGGGGGCTGTGAGCAGGAGCTGGGCCTGGACCTGTCCAAGAAaagcccacctctgcctcccgcCACCCCCGGGCCCCACCTCACCCCTGATGACCCGGCCCAGCTGAGCGACAGTCAGCACGGCTCGCCCCCCTCGGCCTCCGCCCCTCCCGTTGCCAACAGTGCCTCTTACGCCGAGCTGGGGGGCACCCCCGATGAGCCCATGGATCTGGAGGGGGCTGAGGACAGCCACCTCAGCCTGCTGGAGGGGCCTGGTGGGCAGCCTCGGAAGAGCCTCTGGCACTCAGCCCGCAAGAAGGAGTGGAGCAAGAAGGAGCCTGCGGCTGGCTCCCCCTTTGAGCGGAGAGAAGTGGGGCCCAAGGGCCCCTGCCCAGGGGAGGAGGGCGAGGGGCTCGGGGACAGGGTTCCCAATGGCATCCTGGCCAGCGGGGGTGGCCCCAGTGGGACCTATGGGGAGCCCCCGTACCCctgcaaggaggaggaggagaacggCAAGGATGGCAGTGAGGACAGCGGGCAGAGCGGGAGCGAGGGGGGCAGCGGCCATGCCGGCGCCCACTACCTCTTCCTGCAGGAGGGCTACGAGACAGTGCCCTACGGGGACAACCTGTACGTGTGCATCCCCTGTGCCAAGGGCTTCCCTAGCTCCGAGCAGCTCAACGCGCACGTGGAGACGCACACGGAGGAGGAGCTGTTCATCAAGGAGGAGGGTGCCTACGAGACTGGCAGCGGGGGTGCCgaggaggaagctgaggaccTCTCGGCGTCCAGTGCAGCCTACGCGGCCGAGCCCCGGCCCTTCAAGTGCTCGGTCTGTGAGAAGACCTACAAGGACCCGGCCACGATGCGGCAGCACGAGAAGACACACTGGCTGATGAGGCCCTTCCCCTGCAACGTCTGCGGCAAGATGTTCACGCAGCGCGGCACCATGACGCGCCACATGCGGAGCCACCTGGGCCTGAAGCCCTTCGCCTGTGACGAGTGCGGCATGCGCTTCACACGCCAGTACCGCCTCACTGAGCACATGCGAGTGCACTCGGGTGAGAAGCCCTATGAGTGCCAGCTCTGCGGGGGCAAGTTCACCCAGCACCGCAACCTCATCAGCCACCTGCGCATGCACACCTCCCCCTCCTAG